GGTTGGCCGGATCCAGGGCCCGCCCCTGAATGGAGTAGCGGACATAGCGCCCGGGACGTACAAACAGGGTCTGGGAACCAGAGGGGATGGCCGTCTCAGAGGTGGACCCCACGCTGGTCAGACTGGTGTCCAGGGAGAGGTTGACCTGACTGCCGGTCGTCGTCAGGGAGGCGATGGCCTTGGGGTGAGCGGCATCTGCCCGCCTCACCAGGACCAGGGGAGAAGCCGTGGTCGCCTGGGAAAAGGCTGTGGCCACCTGAGCAGCCTGCTGCGAGTCCTGGAGGGCGACCACATAGGTGGAGCCTGTGGTGTAGACGGCATCCACAGCCTGACTGGTGCTGCTGCCCCCACTGTTGACCACCCCCTCAAAGGGCAGGGGATCATCGTAGTAGAGGAAGAGCTGGTCGCTCACATTGTTCGGCGAGGCCACATCCGTGCTGGCGTAAGCCACGTTGGGCACGATGCAGAAACCCGGGTTGGTCGTGTTCAGGGTGAGGGTGCCGTCCATGCCGGAGTAATCCGACAAAGAGGTGAGCAGCATGCCAGCTGAGTTCAGGTCATCCACCAGCATGTCCACCGACATGCGGTTCCGGCGTGCCGCCGACAGCTTCTCCCCGCTGATGGAGAAGTTGTTGATGCTCGCCCTGAAGACCGAGGCCATGCCGGCCATCAGGAGCATGGTGAAAACCAGAGCCACCAGGAGCTCGACCAGGGAGAAGCCCCGCCCTTCCCTGTCCTTCCGGGACCTCAGACTAACTGGTCGCATACGCAATCCTCCTGGACAGCAGCACCTGCCGGGGCCCGGCAGCCGCGTCCTCAACCCACTGCACGACGATCTGGACGTTGGCCACCCCACCCAGTCCTGGGGCGGGCGTGATGATGCCGCTGTGGGAAGCATCGGTATCAGGCTGGATATAAACCGAGAAGTAGGGGTTGGCATCAATCGGATCGCCAGTGTTCAGACGACCGGCGTGGTTATAGGTCAGACTGGGCACGGCCGGGGGCGAAACGGATGCAGTGGTGAAAGAACTGGTCATCCAGGTCGGCGGCGTCGAAGAGGGCTGGGACTGGACAAAGAGGAGACTGTTCCGCCCATTGGACTCGATCTGGTCCATCACCTGCTCAGCCACCATGAGGGCCGTGGTCAGGCTCTTGCTGCCTGCCCCTGCCCGGACGGACATGGCCTGCAGCATGGTCAGGCCCAGGATGCCGATGGCCATCACAAAGGCGGCCATGAGCAGCTCCACCATGCTGAAGCCGGCCTGCCTCACACGGCCGGATGAGGTCCGGTGACTCATAGCTTCCTCCACTCAGCACTGCTTGCCGACTTGTAGAACTTGTAGACCGAGGCGCTGTTCTGGGGAACGACGATGACCCCGATGGGACCACCCGGGACCGGTTGTCCGTCCCTCAAGCCCACCACCACGACACTGAACCCAGTGGCGAAGCGCTTGGTTAGGCCGTTGATCACGATGGTGTTGGCCGCTCCCGTGAAGAGCGGATTTCCCAGTGCCGCGACGAAGTCGGCCTGAGTGTTGATCGGTGCCGTATCCGCGAGACCCGGCCCCCCCGCCAGGGCGGCGGCGTACCATCCGTTGCCGGTCTCGATCCCGGCATAGCTGTGATCCCGATCTTTGGGACTCCGGGAGCGGAAGCACTCGTTGTTGCCCCCCACCCGCTTGTTGTCAGCCCCCGCCACCAGATCCGCTGCCGTGAGCGGATCGGCAAGCGTAGAGAGGAGGGGCCGGCCATCCAGCACCAGCGTCCCGGAAACCCAATCCCCACTTGAGGAAAGGAAGATGTCCCGGGAAGTGGTCATCGTGCTCTTCTGCGCGGCGACGAGGGTTCCCTCTACCTCATCGAGGACGGACCTGACGGACACCGAGGGCCTGGGGGTGAGTGTGGTCACCCCCACGATCGCCAGCACGCCCACGATGACCAGGACGACCAGCAGCTCGATCAGGGTGAAACCTTGAGAGAGGGGTTTTCGTCGCATGGAGACTCCGTGTATAGAGAATCGGAATTAGGGACCCTGAAGGAATACCTTTTCAAAGCCTTCGTAGTCATCAATTTGGGAATCACGACAACAAGACA
The sequence above is drawn from the uncultured Holophaga sp. genome and encodes:
- a CDS encoding prepilin-type N-terminal cleavage/methylation domain-containing protein, producing the protein MSHRTSSGRVRQAGFSMVELLMAAFVMAIGILGLTMLQAMSVRAGAGSKSLTTALMVAEQVMDQIESNGRNSLLFVQSQPSSTPPTWMTSSFTTASVSPPAVPSLTYNHAGRLNTGDPIDANPYFSVYIQPDTDASHSGIITPAPGLGGVANVQIVVQWVEDAAAGPRQVLLSRRIAYATS
- a CDS encoding prepilin-type N-terminal cleavage/methylation domain-containing protein, with amino-acid sequence MRRKPLSQGFTLIELLVVLVIVGVLAIVGVTTLTPRPSVSVRSVLDEVEGTLVAAQKSTMTTSRDIFLSSSGDWVSGTLVLDGRPLLSTLADPLTAADLVAGADNKRVGGNNECFRSRSPKDRDHSYAGIETGNGWYAAALAGGPGLADTAPINTQADFVAALGNPLFTGAANTIVINGLTKRFATGFSVVVVGLRDGQPVPGGPIGVIVVPQNSASVYKFYKSASSAEWRKL